The following are from one region of the Silene latifolia isolate original U9 population chromosome 9, ASM4854445v1, whole genome shotgun sequence genome:
- the LOC141601538 gene encoding uncharacterized protein LOC141601538 yields MTIIYAFNGVGDRESLWLNLRNIAKQVNAPWAIWGDFNCVLQDNERLGGRVTEAETDPFHDCIQECGVMDIVATGAFCTWNNKQPPETRVYSRLNRWLVNQVWMDKFSDYIANFLPEGQFDHNPCLVSKSPLGGNQHRPFKYFNMWSVADGFQDCVSQVWQNEFSGTKMYKVVKKLKLLKPDLKKLNKAHFSDIENKADIAQLRLKKLQEQIMANPGDKDLIQQESEANQTFNVLYSAKMDYLKQKAKAHWLKDGDSNSAYFHGVLRARRNKNFICQINDQ; encoded by the coding sequence ATGACAATCATATATGCTTTCAATGGAGTTGGGGATAGAGAATCCCTTTGGTTGAATCTCAGGAATATTGCTAAGCAGGTTAATGCTCCTTGGGCCATATGGGGGGATTTCAATTGTGTGCTTCAAGATAATGAAAGATTGGGAGGCAGGGTAACAGAGGCTGAGACTGATCCGTTTCATGATTGTATACAAGAGTGTGGAGTCATGGACATTGTTGCCACTGGAGCCTTTTGCACATGGAATAACAAGCAGCCTCCAGAAACAAGAGTGTATAGTAGGTTGAATAGATGGTTGGTGAATCAAGTCTGGATGGACAAGTTCTCTGATTATATTGCTAATTTTTTACCTGAAGGTCAGTTTGACCATAACCCATGCTTAGTGAGTAAAAGTCCTCTTGGGGGAAATCAGCATAGGCCGttcaaatattttaatatgtggagtgTAGCTGATGGTTTTCAGGATTGTGTTTCTCAGGTCTGGCAAAATGAATTCTCTGGCACTAAAATGTACAAGGTAGTTAAGAAGTTGAAACTTTTAAAACCTGATCTGAAAAAATTGAACAAAGCTCATTTCTCTGACATTGAGAATAAGGCTGACATAGCTCAACTCAGATTGAAGAAGTTGCAAGAACAAATTATGGCTAATCCAGGGGACAAAGATCTTATTCAGCAGGAATCTGAAGCCAATCAAACTTTCAATGTTCTGTATTCTGCTAAAATGGATTACCTTAAACAGAAGGCCAAGGCTCATTGGTTAAAGGATGGTGATTCTAACTCAGCATATTTTCATGGAGTATTGAGGGCAAGAAGGAACAAAAATTTTATCTGCCAAATCAATGATCAATAG